TTAATCTTGTTATACCAGCTGTACTTAATTTATCTAATTTTATTGGAACAATGATTTCATCTGTTATTTCTAAAATAATATCATTTAAAACATTAAAAACAGGAGCACAGTCCACAATTATGAAGTCGTAATTTTCTTTTAATAAATCAAAAGTAATTTTTATTTTATTTTTTAAATTTATTCCAAAAATATCAGTTTCAACAGGAAAATAGTCCAAATTTTCTCTAATTTTAATTTTTATTTCTTCGCCAGTTTGAACAAAAGATTTAAAACCCTTTCCACCTTCAAACCATCCTCCTAAAAGAATTAGGCTATCATTTTGTGCATCTGAAGTTATTAATGCAGTTTTAAAATCTAACATAGCAAGACCATGTGCAATATTTTTAGATAAAGTTGATTTTCCAACTCCACCTTTGTTATTTTTTATAGTTATTATTTTCCCCATGATTAACGTCACTAAAAAAAGTAACGCTTTTCACCTCCTTTTTTAATAATTATAGTATAATTTAAAAATGGAAAATAATCAATTTTTTTATCCATAATTTATGGATAAAAAAATTAAAACACGACAAATTGTCGCAATAAAATTAAAACACGACAAATTGTCGCAATAAAATTAAAACACGACAAATTGTCGCAATAAAATTAAAACACGACAAATTGTCGCAATAAAATTAAAACACGACAAATTGTCGCAATAAAATTAAAACACGACAAATTGTCGCAATAAAATTAAAACACGACAAATTGTCGCAATAAAATTAAAACACGACAAATTGTCGCAATAAAATTAAAACACGACAAATTGTCGCAATAAAATTAAACATATGATATAATAGAAATAAAAAAGAGGTAAATGAAATGAAATTTAATGTAACTGATAAAAGTGAATTAATGCAATTTTTAATAAACAATTTATCAAAACAAAGCAAAAATAATATAAAAACATTATTGGTAAAAGAACAAGTTCAAGTAAATGGAAAAATAGAAAGACAATTTAACTTACTATTGTCTCCTGGAGATGAAGTTGTGATAAATTGGAATAAAAATAGAAATGATAAAACTCCAAAAGGAATAAAAATTCTGTTTGAAGATAATGATATAATTGTAATAGAAAAAGAAGCGGGTTTACTATCTATTTCAACTGATAAAAAAAGTAATGAAAGAACAGCGTATAAACTATTAATGGATTATATGAAATCTAAAGATAAAAAAGAAAGAATTTTTATAGTTCATAGGTTAGATAAAGATACTTCAGGAGTAATGATTTTTGCAAAATCAGAAAAAATTAAAAATCAATTACAAGATAATTGGGATACACTTGTTTTAGAAAGAGAATACGCAGTTATAGTTGAAGGAGTTATAAAAGAGAAAAAAGGTCAAATAAAATCATATTTAAAAGATAATAAAGCTTTTGTAACATATTCTGTAAAAGATGATAAAACTGGTGGGAAATTAGCAATAACAAATTATAAAGTCGAAAAAACAAAAGGAAAATACACATATTTAAAAGCTTCTTTAGAAACAGGAAGAAAAAATCAAATCAGAGTTCATATGAGTGATATAGGTCATCCAGTTGTTGGAGATAAGAAATATGGAGCTCAAACAAATATTCTAAAAAGATTAGGACTACATGCTTACACTTTAAAAATAAAACATCCAGTGACTTCTAAAGAAATGAGTTTTATTTCACCAACTCCAAAAGAGTTTGCTAGAATTATAGGAGAGTAAATATGAAAATAAATGATTTGAAATTTTTAAAAGTAAAAATTGAAAAACATCCAACAAGAGATATTCAATTAGAATTTTTAGAAAAGCCAAATGCTGTGGCAGCATTAATTTTAAATTATAACGAAGATAAAGTTTTGTTAGTGAAACAGTATAGACCAGGAGTTTCTGCAGAACTCCTTGAAATTCCAGCTGGAATAATTGAAAACGATGAAAATCCATTAGACACCTTAGCAAGAGAAATAAGAGAAGAAACAGGATATAAATTTGAAAGTTTAAAAGTTTTATATTCGCCAATTAAACCTTTAATTTTATCTCCAGGTTATACATCAGAAGAATTATATGTATTCATATTAAAATTAAAAACAAATAAGGAATTAAATTATGAAAAGCAACTAGATGAAGGTGAAGATTTAGAAGAAGTATGGGAAAAAATTGAAAATATAGAAGAGGCAACAAATGATTTTAAAACACATTATGCAATGTCTTTATATAAAAATTTAATAAAAAAATAAAAAAAAGAGGGTGACTCGAAGTATAGAAATTATAAACGATGTCAAACCCTCTTTTTTATATATCTAAATTTTCAAAAAATTCAATAGTTTCTTTTAAAAGAGATATACCTAATACAATATCTTTTTTTTGAATTCTAGAAAAGTTTAGCTTAATAAAATTATCAAAACCATAATTATTTCCAGGAACTATGCCAACTCCAACGTTTAAAAGTTTATTATAAACGCTTATAGAAGAAACATTTTTAGGTAATTTAATCCAAAAAGAACCACCACCAGAAGGTGTTATAAAATCAATATTAGATATTTTACTTAACTCTTTTATAATAAGATTTCGAATCATTTTAAAATTTTTTCTACAAAGAATCATATGCTTCTCAATTAAGCCTTTTTCTAAAAGAAAAGAGAATGATTTTTGATATAAAGTTGAAGTACTAGAATCAGATAGCATTTTATTATTCAAAAAAGATGTCAAAAGAATATCGGGAACAATAATAAAACCTAATCTAAATCCAGGCATAAATATTTTTGAAAAACTTTTAATATAAATAACACGATTATTTTTATCTAAAGATTTTAAAGTAGTAGGTATTTCTTTAGAAAAATATAAATCAGATGCAGAATCATCTTCAATAATAAAAAAATTAAATTTTTCAGAAAGTTCAAGAAGACGAACTCTTTTTTTATAAGAAAGATTAATTCCAGTAGGTGTATGAAAATTTGCCATTAGATAAACAAATTTAATATTAATTCGTAAAAGCAATTTTTCAAGTTGGTTAATGTCAAGACCATCATTTTCCATTTCAATAGTATGAATTATAAAATCTTGATTTTTAAAAGATTTAAGAGCTCCTAAGTAAGTTGGATTTTCTACAATAATATGATTTTTTGAAAAAGCTAAAGTTTTTGAAATTAAATCTATTCCTTGTTGAGCTCCAGATAGAATATGTATATTTTCTGTTTTAGAGTAGATATTAGAACAAATCAAAGAAGATTTTATTGAATTACGAAGTTCTAAACTTCCTAAAGGACCTTCATTAATTAAAGCAAGTTCTTGATCTCTATCTAAAATATAATTAATAGCATATTTTATGTCGTCAACAGGAAGGTAACTATAATTGGGAGTAGAGTTAATAAAATCTATTTTCAAGTTGCTGGTTAAAGTAAAATTATCATCATTTTCTAAATTAAGATGAGAACTTGATATTTTAGAAAAAATATTTTTATTTACAAAAACACCACTACCTTTAATTGTTTTTACATAGTTTATTTTTTCTAATTCAAGGTATGATTTTGCAACAGTATTAGAACTAATATTTAAAAAGTTAGCTACTTTTCTGATAGAAGGAAGTTTATGATAAATTTCCCTTTTTTCAATTTTATCTTTTAAAAAAATATATAATGGAATATAAATAAAGTTTTCATTTTCAATCTTGAAGTTTTTAAAAAGAATATTCATTGTGCCTCCTAAAAGTGTAGTAATACAATTTGTAATATAATTTTGAAAAAATAAAATAAATATGTCATACTACTAAAAAGTATAACATATTTATAAGGGGGATAAAATGAAAAATTTTTTTAAGTCGCTGATAATTTTTGTTTTATTATCAATTAGCTTATTTTGTAAAGAAGAGACAGTTATAAAAATAGGATTGGGGTATAGTGGAAGATCTTACGATCCACATAAGCATACAGATAGTTCAACATTAGCCATAACAAAACAAATATATAATAATTTATTTATTCTTAATGATAAAAATGAAATAGAAGGAGAATTAGCAGAAAGCTATGAAATTAAAGATAATACGATTGAAATTGCTTTAAAAAAGAATATTTTTTTTCAAGATGGAGAAGAACTAACGAGTGAAATAGTTAGAAAGAGTTTAGAAAGAAATAAAAATATTCCTGTGACGAAAGTATTAGCTGATCCAATAGAGAAAATAGAAATTATAGATAAGTATAAAATAAAAATTAATTGTACAACAAATGTGGATATATTATTACATAATTTGACACATTCATCTATGGCAATAGTGAAAGAAAATTCGCAAAATAAATTAGTAGGAACAGGAGCTTTTAAACTTTCTGAATGGGGAACTGGCCAAAAGGTTATTTTAGAAAAAAATAAGAATTATTTTAAAGGAAGTCCCAAAATAGAAAAGATAGAATTTTTAACAATACCTGAAGCTCCAAATAGATATATAGCATTAGAAACAAACGAAATACAAATCGCCTATGATATATCATCAATAGATGTGAAAGCTTTTAAAAATTCCAAAGATTTAAAAATAATAAATGAGTTATCATATGGAACAGATTTTTTATCTATTAACACAGAAAAAGAACCACTTAATGATAAAAATTTAAGAAAAGCAATAGGCTATGCTTTAAATAAAGATTCTATAAATGAAGCTATATTTGAAAATACATCAAAAGTGGCCAATTCTATAATAACACCTAATACCTTTGGATACTCGAGTAAGGAGATAAATGAATATAATTTAGAAAAAGCTAAAGAAATAATGAAAAATTATAAAACTCCTATAGAAATAGATTTGTGGATATATGAAGATACAAGCAAATATCAAATGGCTCAAATAATTCAAGCAAATTTAAAAGAGATTGGAATTAATGTAAAAATACAAACTTTAGAATTATCATCATTTTTGCAATTAACAGCTCAAGGAAAACATAATGCTTTGATAGGACTTTGGTATACAAGTACAGGGGATGCCGATTATGGATATTATCCATTGTTACATAATAACTCTAGAGGAGGAGTTGGAAATAGAAGTTTTTATAATAATAAAGAGGTTAATAAACTTTTAGATGAGGCTAGAAAAGAGTTTTCTAAAGAAAAAAGAAAAGAAAAATATCAGAGGATTCAGGAGATTATAGAGGATGAAAAGCCAATAATTCCAATTGTTTATAAAATGTATAATATAGGAATAAATAAAAATATAAAGGGATTT
This genomic window from Cetobacterium sp. NK01 contains:
- a CDS encoding ParA family protein, whose translation is MGKIITIKNNKGGVGKSTLSKNIAHGLAMLDFKTALITSDAQNDSLILLGGWFEGGKGFKSFVQTGEEIKIKIRENLDYFPVETDIFGINLKNKIKITFDLLKENYDFIIVDCAPVFNVLNDIILEITDEIIVPIKLDKLSTAGITRLIEKAEGSKITQIVPNLYRNTKISREYFKNLSDFFNDTGVILTNPIPESVIEEQLSEKGKTIWETQAKKAEELQNLYGEIIGGIINEQ
- a CDS encoding RluA family pseudouridine synthase; this encodes MKFNVTDKSELMQFLINNLSKQSKNNIKTLLVKEQVQVNGKIERQFNLLLSPGDEVVINWNKNRNDKTPKGIKILFEDNDIIVIEKEAGLLSISTDKKSNERTAYKLLMDYMKSKDKKERIFIVHRLDKDTSGVMIFAKSEKIKNQLQDNWDTLVLEREYAVIVEGVIKEKKGQIKSYLKDNKAFVTYSVKDDKTGGKLAITNYKVEKTKGKYTYLKASLETGRKNQIRVHMSDIGHPVVGDKKYGAQTNILKRLGLHAYTLKIKHPVTSKEMSFISPTPKEFARIIGE
- a CDS encoding NUDIX hydrolase is translated as MKINDLKFLKVKIEKHPTRDIQLEFLEKPNAVAALILNYNEDKVLLVKQYRPGVSAELLEIPAGIIENDENPLDTLAREIREETGYKFESLKVLYSPIKPLILSPGYTSEELYVFILKLKTNKELNYEKQLDEGEDLEEVWEKIENIEEATNDFKTHYAMSLYKNLIKK
- a CDS encoding PLP-dependent aminotransferase family protein → MNILFKNFKIENENFIYIPLYIFLKDKIEKREIYHKLPSIRKVANFLNISSNTVAKSYLELEKINYVKTIKGSGVFVNKNIFSKISSSHLNLENDDNFTLTSNLKIDFINSTPNYSYLPVDDIKYAINYILDRDQELALINEGPLGSLELRNSIKSSLICSNIYSKTENIHILSGAQQGIDLISKTLAFSKNHIIVENPTYLGALKSFKNQDFIIHTIEMENDGLDINQLEKLLLRINIKFVYLMANFHTPTGINLSYKKRVRLLELSEKFNFFIIEDDSASDLYFSKEIPTTLKSLDKNNRVIYIKSFSKIFMPGFRLGFIIVPDILLTSFLNNKMLSDSSTSTLYQKSFSFLLEKGLIEKHMILCRKNFKMIRNLIIKELSKISNIDFITPSGGGSFWIKLPKNVSSISVYNKLLNVGVGIVPGNNYGFDNFIKLNFSRIQKKDIVLGISLLKETIEFFENLDI
- a CDS encoding ABC transporter substrate-binding protein yields the protein MKNFFKSLIIFVLLSISLFCKEETVIKIGLGYSGRSYDPHKHTDSSTLAITKQIYNNLFILNDKNEIEGELAESYEIKDNTIEIALKKNIFFQDGEELTSEIVRKSLERNKNIPVTKVLADPIEKIEIIDKYKIKINCTTNVDILLHNLTHSSMAIVKENSQNKLVGTGAFKLSEWGTGQKVILEKNKNYFKGSPKIEKIEFLTIPEAPNRYIALETNEIQIAYDISSIDVKAFKNSKDLKIINELSYGTDFLSINTEKEPLNDKNLRKAIGYALNKDSINEAIFENTSKVANSIITPNTFGYSSKEINEYNLEKAKEIMKNYKTPIEIDLWIYEDTSKYQMAQIIQANLKEIGINVKIQTLELSSFLQLTAQGKHNALIGLWYTSTGDADYGYYPLLHNNSRGGVGNRSFYNNKEVNKLLDEARKEFSKEKRKEKYQRIQEIIEDEKPIIPIVYKMYNIGINKNIKGFKFNPNGNHVLENIEY